The DNA sequence ACCTTCTGCTCCAGCATCTGCAGCTCCCTCTCGTGTTGGGCTTCTGTCTGGGCCTTGGTCTTGCTCTGGTAGGCATCCAGGAGCTCCATctcctgctgcagctgctgcttCAATGCCTGGCACTCCCTTTCCTGCTCCTCCTCCAGACGCATCTGGGGGACCACAGAGacaagcgaaagagagagagggttaaaAAAAGACATGTACCAGTAAGCATTGTGTGGCTGTTTGGAGGTTAAGGGTGAGTAGTGCCCTTACCGCTTGTGAGGCCATCATCTCGTTGATGCTCTGCTCGTACTGCTCGGCCAGCACAGCGAGCTTTCGTGTCTGCTCCTCCTTCAGTGACTTTAGGATGGCCTTGTGCTCGCTCTTAGGAGAGACCTCAAGCTGATGGTTCCTCAGGGCTTTATACTGCTTGTTCTGCACCTTACACGTGTCCTGGAACTGTTTCTTGATCTGCATCTCCAACATCTCCAGAAGGACaaatagaaagaaagaaacaatcGTAAGAAACATACAGTAAGAAACAATCATTTTGCCGGTTATGACTACCGGCTGAGCTTCAGTCTGACCAGGGGTGCGACTTTAATTCAAGGGTCTTTGCCTAGATGTGCAGACACACAATGATTTATCATTGGCTCTTACTAAACCAAATGTACAGTGCAACAGCTGCAGTATAGATTCTATGCACCTTGAGGTTCCGGGGCTGCTGCCGCTGCTCCAGGGCGTGCTTCCTGTGCAGCTCTCTCTGCCGCCGGCCGTTGTACTCCTCCTGGTTCTCCAACTCGGTCTGGTGCTGCAGGAGGATCAGCTCAACACGGAGCCTCTGCAGTGTCTGCAGCTGCCTGCGCTCCAGCTCCTGAGTGGACTCGTCCTGTCGGATCATCAAggcctgctccatctccttcTGGGTCTTCTTCTTATTCAGCTCCTGGGGTGGGACATATTTCTCATCTCCTCATTTCATTTTGAATGTAAAGTACTTCAGATTTCTATAATGCAAATTAGGCCATTTAACAAAAGAGGTTGGGGTGACAATTCTAGAGGCAATTCTATCAGCATCAATGGCAAACTAAATATCAGAGAGGAACTGTACCTCTCTCATTTGCTCCTGTTCAAACTCGTGCCTCTTGACCAGTGTCCTGCGTTTCAGAGCACGGCAGCTCCTGTCATAGACCAGCCTCTGCTGGTCCAGAAGGTGGGCCTCATCCTCAGCCTGTGAGCGCTGCACCGTCTCCTTGTGCCTGGAAAGACGCTCCTGCTTCTCCTCCTTGGGCGTACTGGGGTCCTCATTCATCTCCTGCAACATCCAGATAAGAACCAGGGCTTAATGGGTGATGCATGGAATCCATGGAAAATGCAAACAGTTTAATCTCAGACCAAGGGGAAAAGAATGTGTAAATGATTTAGGCATTTACCTCTTTGATCTTGTCTTTACAGAGCCTGTACTCTTTTTTCTGGTTGTCTACGAAGGTGGTCAGCTCCTTCTTTTGCTGGGCAATGATCTGTTGCTggatcctcttctcctctgctgtaGCTGCCTTTATCTGTACGGGAACATATGAAATGTCCAAGATTTATTTTGTTTATCACCTCCCTTCGATGTGCTGTTTAAAATTCTGACATTATGCTGAAAGGGAAAAATGCTACGGATGCAATCTAATCAAGGGGCTGGACCATCTTCAGTTTCCATTTTCATTCACAGCAACCAAGACCTACTGTCCTACCATGCAACATCATTATTCACCTCTTTGTCTGTGTGAACGGTGTGCCGTTTAGCCAGTCTCTCCAGTTCAATGTAAGTGTTGTTGGCGTGGGTCTCTACTTCCTTCTGCAACCGGAGCCTATGCTCGTCCATCTCCGCCTTCAGCCTGTTCTCCAGGGCGATCAGCTGCTTCTGGTGCTGCCGCCGCATGCGCTTATAACCAGACATCTGCTCCCGCAGCTCAGAGTCCTGCTCATGCTCCTGGATCTACCTGGTGACCTGGACACAGGGGTCAGGGGGTCAGAGggcacagagagaacagtcaggtGTGAAAAGCAAGAGGGCCTGAGATACTTACTGTACAATTAAAATGTACTGAACTATATCGTTAAATATGGACTCACAAAAGGAGAAACACGAGTACCCTAGTTGCACTGAGTAGTAGactgtaaaatacagtagaacaatGTCCTTTGTGAATCTGACACATAACCTGACATATTTTATTATCTTTGCAAGAATACCTTAAGTGAAATAAGGGTAACTGCAGTATGCATTTGGTTCTATGTAGTTGCGCGTACTCTAGATCACAGTCTCTGAATATCACCCTTGATGTAGTATAACTACAGTAAATTCATTCCAGAATTTACTAAATATATTCTCATTAGCATTTTAGTCCAACATGTGTAAAGTCCAATCAATTATAACTAAAGATGGCCTCTATGACCACCTGTCACAAATTCTTTCATAACTTTCACAcatacaaacatgcacacacacaaacacgcg is a window from the Salmo trutta chromosome 23, fSalTru1.1, whole genome shotgun sequence genome containing:
- the taok3b gene encoding serine/threonine-protein kinase TAO3, whose amino-acid sequence is MSGYKRMRRQHQKQLIALENRLKAEMDEHRLRLQKEVETHANNTYIELERLAKRHTVHTDKEIKAATAEEKRIQQQIIAQQKKELTTFVDNQKKEYRLCKDKIKEEMNEDPSTPKEEKQERLSRHKETVQRSQAEDEAHLLDQQRLVYDRSCRALKRRTLVKRHEFEQEQMREELNKKKTQKEMEQALMIRQDESTQELERRQLQTLQRLRVELILLQHQTELENQEEYNGRRQRELHRKHALEQRQQPRNLKMLEMQIKKQFQDTCKVQNKQYKALRNHQLEVSPKSEHKAILKSLKEEQTRKLAVLAEQYEQSINEMMASQAMRLEEEQERECQALKQQLQQEMELLDAYQSKTKAQTEAQHERELQMLEQKVSLRRAHLEQKIEEELDSLQKERTERIKQLFERQEREMDAFDAESARLGFGSLGSLDFPKEDDR